The genomic stretch ACCAAGGCGAGCGGCGGGTGGCAGCCATCATGCTGGAGGCCCTGCAAGGCGAAGGCGGCGTTCGGCCTGGCGACCTGGCCTACTTCCAGCGGGTGCGCGAACTGTGCGATCAAAAAGGCATCCTGCTGATCTTGGATGAAGTGCAGGTGGGCATGGGGCGATCGGGCCGCTATTGGGGCTACGAAAACCTAGGAATTGAGCCAGATATCTTCACCTCAGCTAAGGGCTTGGGCGGCGGTGTGCCCATCGGCGCATTACTCTGCAAATCTCACTGTGATGTCTTCCAAGCCGGAGATCATGCCAGCACCTTTGGCGGCAATCCCTTGGTCTGCACGGTGGCCCTTGCCGTATGCCAAACGCTAGAGCAAAACAATATTCTCGCCAATGTAGTGGCGCGGGGTGAGCAGTTGCGGGCAGGGCTGAGAGCGATCGCCCAAACCTATCCCCATCTCATCCATGAGGTACGCGGCTGGGGGCTGATCAACGGGCTACAGATTGCCGATGACAGCGACTTAACCTCCGTCGCCATTGTTAAAGCGGCCATTGATGAAGGTGTGCTGCTGGTGCCAGCCGGGCCTAAGGTGGTGCGGTTTGTGCCACCCTTGATCGTCAGCGAAGCCGAGATCGATCAGGCTCTCAATGCCGTCCGTCGAGCGATCGCGTCCCTCATCTAAACCTGACAGTACCGTTCCACCGGACTCAGATGGTCATAACTTGAACGTTGCCCAAGAAAGATATAGAAAAGAGATTGAGAGGTCAAGGTCTTCCAACTGG from Candidatus Obscuribacterales bacterium encodes the following:
- a CDS encoding aspartate aminotransferase family protein, with amino-acid sequence MSPETLVPSLGTAPTSFTPDDFDQYVMSTYGRFPLALERGEGCRVWDTNGREYLDFVAGIATCTLGHAHPAMVEAISQQIRTLHHVSNLYYVPSQGQLAQWLVEHSCADRAFFCNSGAEANEGAIKLARKYAHTVLGIEEPVILTAQASFHGRTLATVTATGQPKYQKNFSPLVPGFHYVPYNDIQALEQAIADLDQGERRVAAIMLEALQGEGGVRPGDLAYFQRVRELCDQKGILLILDEVQVGMGRSGRYWGYENLGIEPDIFTSAKGLGGGVPIGALLCKSHCDVFQAGDHASTFGGNPLVCTVALAVCQTLEQNNILANVVARGEQLRAGLRAIAQTYPHLIHEVRGWGLINGLQIADDSDLTSVAIVKAAIDEGVLLVPAGPKVVRFVPPLIVSEAEIDQALNAVRRAIASLI